A region of Vitis riparia cultivar Riparia Gloire de Montpellier isolate 1030 chromosome 12, EGFV_Vit.rip_1.0, whole genome shotgun sequence DNA encodes the following proteins:
- the LOC117926223 gene encoding non-specific lipid-transfer protein A-like, with product MKGGVVIAVMVVVATVAVMVQPGYAVTCGQVETSLAPCMPYLTGGGNPAAPCCNGVQNLKLLTPTTTDRRDACRCVKAAASKFQNIKEDAASALPTKCGVQIGIPISMTTNCDQIQ from the exons atgaaaggtgGGGTGGTCATTGCAGTTATGGTGGTTGTAGCCACGGTTGCAGTCATGGTGCAGCCGGGCTATGCAGTCACCTGCGGACAAGTCGAAACCTCGCTCGCTCCTTGCATGCCCTACCTCACTGGTGGGGGTAACCCTGCAGCGCCCTGCTGCAATGGTGTCCAGAACTTGAAGCTCTTGACTCCCACCACGACCGACAGGAGAGATGCCTGCAGGTGCGTTAAGGCCGCCGCAAGCAAGTTCCAGAACATCAAGGAGGACGCGGCCAGCGCCCTCCCTACCAAGTGTGGAGTCCAGATCGGCATTCCTATTTCCATGACCACAAATTGTGACCA AATCCAGTAA